From a region of the Mycolicibacterium sp. MU0050 genome:
- a CDS encoding FHA domain-containing protein, giving the protein MTGPVAPALTVRFDGSQRTFAAGNDVVIGRDLRADVRIAHPLISRAHLVLRIDRGRWQAIDNGSLNGMYVHGRRVPAVDIADGMTINIGNPDGPLLSFELGRNTGSVGTPPPTAAVPVTRPPLATGPGGYPSQPSGPMYPTGGAAYRTGAPPSTPPPRPPYPTGPGAQSGYQSPPSQPVYPTSGTYPTGYPPSASQPVREQPQPANLPTQMGPAAAAPKSADGNLATSMLKILRPGRAPEVPAGGIKIGRATDNDIVIPDVLASRHHATLVPGAGGTQIVDNRSINGTFVNGQRVDSAVLNDGDVVTIGNVDLVFTGGTLARRSETEAATRTGGLEVRGLTWTIENNKTLLNNISIDARPGTLTAVIGPSGAGKSTFAKQVAGLTHPTSGTVTFEGHDIHADYASLRSRIGMVPQDDVVHGQLTVDQALMYAAELRLPPDTTEADRAQVVTQVLEELEMTQHRQTRVDKLSGGQRKRASVALELLTGPSLLILDEPTSGLDPALDRQVMTMLRQLADAGRVVLVVTHSLTYLDVCDQVLLLAPGGKTAFYGPPSQIGPELGTTNWADIFSTVAGDPDAAHHRYQQRTGPTPAQPAAATPTDLGAPAKTSLLRQFSTIARRQMRLIIADRGYFAFLALLPFIMGVLSLSVPGDVGFGIPDPMGDAPNEPGQILVLLNVGAIFMGTALTIRDLIGERAIFRREQAVGLSTTAYLLAKVCVYAVFAIVQSTIVTAITIMGKGAPTQGSIGLGNPTLDLFVVMGATTVTSAMVGLALSALARTSEQIMPLLVVAVMSQLVFSGGMIPVTDRLVLDQLSWVTPARWGFAASASTVDLIHLVPGPLTPKDALWEHNSSTWFFDMAMLALLSLAYMAFVRWKIRLKA; this is encoded by the coding sequence ATGACTGGACCAGTGGCACCCGCGCTGACGGTACGGTTCGACGGGTCCCAACGGACCTTCGCCGCGGGCAATGATGTGGTGATCGGTCGCGACCTGCGTGCTGACGTGCGCATCGCGCATCCCCTGATCTCGCGGGCGCACCTTGTCCTGCGCATCGACCGGGGACGCTGGCAGGCGATCGACAACGGCTCGCTCAACGGCATGTACGTACACGGCCGCCGGGTCCCGGCCGTCGACATCGCCGACGGCATGACGATCAACATCGGCAACCCCGACGGCCCCCTGCTCAGTTTCGAGTTGGGCCGCAACACCGGCTCGGTGGGCACGCCCCCGCCGACGGCCGCGGTGCCGGTGACGCGCCCACCGTTGGCCACCGGGCCGGGCGGCTACCCGAGCCAGCCCAGCGGGCCGATGTACCCGACCGGCGGCGCCGCCTACCGGACCGGCGCACCGCCGAGCACTCCCCCGCCGCGGCCGCCGTATCCGACCGGGCCGGGCGCGCAGTCCGGCTACCAGTCGCCGCCCTCGCAGCCCGTCTACCCGACCAGCGGCACCTACCCGACCGGATATCCGCCCAGCGCGTCGCAGCCGGTGCGCGAGCAGCCGCAGCCCGCGAACCTGCCCACCCAGATGGGGCCGGCCGCGGCCGCGCCCAAGTCCGCCGACGGCAACCTCGCCACCAGCATGCTCAAGATCCTGCGGCCGGGCCGGGCGCCGGAGGTGCCCGCGGGCGGGATCAAGATCGGTCGCGCCACCGACAACGACATCGTCATCCCCGACGTGCTGGCCTCCCGCCACCACGCCACCCTGGTCCCGGGTGCGGGCGGCACGCAGATCGTCGACAACCGCAGCATCAACGGCACGTTCGTCAACGGTCAGCGGGTCGACTCGGCGGTGTTGAACGACGGTGACGTCGTCACCATCGGCAACGTCGACCTCGTCTTCACCGGCGGCACCCTGGCGCGGCGCTCGGAGACCGAGGCCGCCACCCGCACCGGCGGACTCGAGGTCCGCGGCCTGACCTGGACCATCGAGAACAACAAGACGCTGCTGAACAACATCTCGATCGACGCGCGCCCCGGCACGCTGACCGCGGTGATCGGGCCGTCGGGCGCGGGCAAGTCGACCTTCGCCAAGCAGGTGGCGGGCCTGACCCATCCCACCAGCGGGACCGTCACCTTCGAGGGTCACGACATCCACGCCGACTACGCCTCGCTGCGCTCCCGGATCGGCATGGTCCCGCAGGACGACGTCGTGCACGGACAGCTGACCGTCGACCAGGCCCTGATGTACGCCGCGGAACTGCGGCTGCCGCCGGACACCACCGAGGCCGACCGCGCCCAGGTCGTCACGCAGGTGCTCGAAGAACTCGAGATGACCCAGCACCGCCAGACCCGGGTGGACAAGCTGTCCGGCGGTCAGCGCAAGCGCGCATCCGTGGCCCTCGAATTGCTCACCGGCCCATCGCTGTTGATTCTCGACGAGCCGACCTCGGGCCTGGACCCGGCGCTGGACCGTCAGGTCATGACCATGCTGCGCCAACTGGCCGACGCCGGCCGCGTGGTGCTGGTGGTCACCCACTCCCTGACCTATCTCGATGTCTGTGATCAGGTGCTGCTGCTCGCACCCGGCGGCAAGACCGCGTTCTACGGCCCGCCGAGTCAGATCGGACCCGAACTCGGGACCACCAACTGGGCCGACATCTTCTCCACGGTGGCCGGCGATCCCGACGCGGCCCATCATCGCTACCAGCAACGCACCGGTCCGACGCCGGCGCAACCGGCGGCGGCGACGCCCACCGATCTGGGCGCACCGGCGAAGACGAGTCTGCTGCGGCAGTTCTCCACGATCGCCCGTAGACAGATGCGGCTGATCATCGCCGACCGCGGATATTTCGCCTTCCTGGCGTTGCTGCCGTTCATCATGGGCGTGCTGTCGCTGTCGGTGCCCGGCGACGTCGGCTTCGGGATACCGGACCCGATGGGTGATGCGCCCAACGAGCCGGGCCAGATCCTGGTGTTGCTCAACGTGGGCGCCATCTTCATGGGCACCGCGCTCACCATTCGCGACCTCATCGGTGAACGTGCCATCTTCCGCCGCGAGCAGGCGGTCGGATTGTCCACCACCGCCTACCTTTTGGCCAAGGTCTGCGTGTACGCGGTGTTCGCCATCGTGCAGTCGACGATCGTCACCGCCATCACGATCATGGGCAAGGGCGCGCCGACCCAGGGGTCCATCGGCCTCGGCAATCCCACGCTGGATCTGTTCGTGGTGATGGGCGCGACCACGGTGACCTCGGCCATGGTGGGTCTGGCGCTCTCGGCGCTGGCCCGCACCAGCGAGCAGATCATGCCGCTGCTGGTGGTCGCGGTGATGAGCCAGCTGGTGTTCTCCGGCGGGATGATCCCGGTCACCGACCGGCTGGTCCTCGATCAGCTGTCCTGGGTGACCCCGGCCCGGTGGGGCTTCGCGGCCTCGGCGTCGACGGTGGACCTGATCCATCTGGTGCCCGGCCCGCTGACGCCCAAGGACGCGCTGTGGGAGCACAACTCGTCGACCTGGTTCTTCGACATGGCCATGCTGGCCCTGCTCAGCCTGGCTTACATGGCGTTCGTGCGGTGGAAGATCCGGCTCAAGGCCTGA
- a CDS encoding SgcJ/EcaC family oxidoreductase — MNTTDEQHIRDLIAATTELWIAHDMPGWGRHFTEDADFVSHAGQWWTSRHDNVEGHLDIPDSVVPQKRNYVQRVESIAEVAAGVALVHTRWDWPDHRSPGSEAQDRAGIISYVVVRRDDRWRIRAAHNTRIS; from the coding sequence ATGAACACAACGGACGAGCAACACATCAGGGACCTCATCGCCGCGACCACCGAGCTATGGATCGCACACGACATGCCGGGCTGGGGTCGGCACTTCACCGAAGACGCAGACTTTGTCAGCCACGCCGGCCAGTGGTGGACGTCGCGCCACGACAACGTCGAAGGTCACCTCGACATCCCCGACAGCGTCGTCCCGCAGAAGCGCAATTACGTACAACGGGTCGAGTCCATCGCCGAAGTGGCAGCCGGGGTGGCGTTGGTACACACCCGTTGGGACTGGCCGGACCATCGCTCCCCCGGCTCAGAGGCGCAGGACCGGGCCGGCATCATCAGCTACGTCGTCGTGCGCAGGGACGACCGCTGGCGGATCCGGGCAGCCCACAACACCAGGATCAGCTAG
- a CDS encoding pentapeptide repeat-containing protein yields the protein MIWADREFSEQDFRDEDLAGLSTERVVFDSCDFSGVNLSESTHAGSAFRNCRFERATLWHSTFRNCSMMGSVFLNCRLRPATFDEVDFSLAVLGGADLRGVDLSGCRLREASLVDADLRKAVLRGADLSGVRTQGTRLDEADLRGARIDPTLWTTAGLRGAKIDVPQALAFAAAHGLTLAES from the coding sequence GTGATCTGGGCCGACCGGGAGTTCAGTGAGCAGGACTTCCGGGACGAGGATCTCGCCGGCCTGAGCACCGAGCGGGTGGTGTTCGACAGCTGCGACTTCAGCGGGGTGAACCTGTCCGAGTCGACGCACGCCGGCTCCGCGTTCCGGAACTGTCGCTTTGAGCGGGCAACCCTGTGGCACAGCACGTTTCGCAACTGCAGCATGATGGGTTCGGTGTTCCTGAACTGCCGGCTGCGGCCGGCGACCTTCGACGAGGTCGATTTCTCCCTGGCCGTGCTGGGCGGGGCCGACCTGCGCGGCGTGGACCTGTCCGGCTGCCGGCTCCGGGAGGCCTCCCTGGTGGACGCCGACCTGCGCAAGGCCGTGCTGCGCGGGGCGGACCTGTCCGGTGTGCGCACCCAGGGGACGCGCCTGGACGAGGCCGACCTGCGCGGGGCCCGGATCGATCCGACGTTGTGGACCACCGCGGGTCTGCGCGGGGCCAAGATCGACGTGCCGCAGGCGCTGGCCTTCGCGGCGGCCCACGGGCTGACCCTCGCCGAGAGCTGA
- a CDS encoding ATP/GTP-binding protein, with translation MGYAHSERRDAVSTKIVIAGGFGVGKTTFVGSVSEIMPLRTEAMVTTASAGVDGLEATPSKATTTVAMDFGRITLDEDLVLYLFGTPGQRRFWFMWDDLVHGAIGAIVLVDTRRLEDSFAPIDFFENRKIPFIIAVNEFEGSQRFPVEEVREALALSERVPVITVDARDRTSAKNALIAVSEYALESLTATG, from the coding sequence GTGGGCTACGCGCACTCTGAGAGGCGTGATGCTGTATCGACCAAGATCGTCATCGCGGGCGGGTTCGGCGTCGGTAAGACCACCTTCGTGGGCTCGGTTTCCGAGATCATGCCGCTGCGCACCGAGGCGATGGTGACCACCGCGTCGGCCGGCGTCGACGGGCTGGAGGCCACGCCGAGCAAGGCCACCACCACCGTGGCCATGGACTTCGGCCGCATCACGCTGGACGAAGACCTGGTGCTGTATCTGTTCGGCACACCCGGGCAGCGCCGGTTCTGGTTCATGTGGGATGACCTGGTGCACGGCGCCATCGGCGCGATCGTGCTGGTGGACACCCGCCGGCTGGAGGACAGCTTTGCCCCCATCGACTTCTTCGAGAACCGCAAGATCCCGTTCATCATCGCGGTCAACGAGTTCGAGGGCTCCCAACGCTTCCCCGTGGAGGAGGTGCGGGAGGCGTTGGCGCTCTCGGAGCGGGTGCCGGTGATCACGGTGGACGCCCGCGACCGCACCTCGGCGAAGAACGCGCTGATCGCCGTCAGCGAGTACGCGCTGGAATCGCTGACGGCCACCGGGTGA
- a CDS encoding DUF742 domain-containing protein, with the protein MNMFERSVPAREASLVRPYMLTAGRTETSVELSLEAPIRTLESALHHRWPPNDMRGRIVTLCTKSPSVAEISALLDVPLGVARVLVGDLVTSGYLQVHATLTDRSTYDERRELIGRTLRGLRAL; encoded by the coding sequence ATGAATATGTTCGAACGGTCGGTGCCGGCGCGCGAGGCGAGCCTCGTGCGGCCGTACATGCTGACCGCGGGCCGCACCGAGACCTCGGTGGAACTGTCGCTGGAGGCGCCGATCCGCACGCTGGAGTCGGCGCTGCACCACCGCTGGCCGCCCAACGACATGCGCGGTCGGATTGTGACGCTGTGCACCAAAAGCCCGTCAGTGGCGGAGATCTCAGCGTTGTTGGATGTTCCGCTCGGGGTGGCCCGTGTCCTCGTCGGCGATCTGGTGACCTCGGGCTATCTTCAAGTTCACGCCACTCTGACCGACCGCTCGACATACGACGAACGACGCGAATTGATAGGAAGGACCCTCCGTGGGCTACGCGCACTCTGA
- a CDS encoding roadblock/LC7 domain-containing protein produces MTYPQGSQHENPLDWLVSKFARDVPGVAHAVLVSVDGLLIAASEHLPPERADQLAAVTSGLASLSAGAAQLFDGGRVLQSVVEMDHGYVLIMQVGDGSQLATLASKSCDIGQVGYEMAILVERVGATVQSTRRRAPQRM; encoded by the coding sequence ATGACTTACCCGCAAGGTTCACAGCATGAGAACCCGCTGGATTGGTTGGTCTCGAAGTTCGCGCGTGACGTGCCCGGCGTCGCCCACGCCGTCCTGGTGTCGGTCGACGGTCTGCTGATCGCAGCCAGCGAGCATCTACCACCCGAGCGGGCCGATCAACTCGCCGCCGTCACCTCCGGCCTGGCCAGCCTGTCGGCCGGTGCCGCACAGCTTTTCGACGGCGGGCGGGTGCTGCAGTCGGTGGTGGAGATGGATCACGGGTACGTGCTGATCATGCAGGTCGGCGACGGCAGTCAACTCGCGACCCTGGCGTCCAAGTCCTGTGATATCGGCCAAGTTGGTTACGAGATGGCGATTCTGGTGGAACGGGTGGGCGCCACGGTGCAGTCCACTCGCCGCCGTGCGCCCCAGCGCATGTGA
- a CDS encoding sensor histidine kinase: MFDKPPAFNEPLGSDLDALPADPFAAEAEPSTEAAPAKRPGRFSPQNWPVRWKVFAIALLPLLLAAVFGGFRIYSSFTEARDLRLAADRAELVPAIIDYMSALEEALFTVPSMAASEEVQANFEARRAELLAQTDDDISDEVRQAVTTLTEQGQELVANAGPSPAELPGRVTDFAPLLLSSETAITGSVGVEDAAVRRQADGLARAVGTHGQMMIQRLLVQRGAELPEPYVRSSMIALAGTEPSNVTGVSALLGNNSEEAAELRRQMVLRLSMMADPAVPVVGSQTMLTSLDATDAIARDVIDNVTPAMIATVDGAADAQRNDAIRDAVLVVAAILVALLIVWWVARSLIRPLRTLRDGALKIAHEDLAAGVERVKAGDEREPDPLPIYTTEEVGQLAHAVDELHTQALLLAGDEARLRVMVNDMFETLSRRNKTLVDQQLSLIDRLERNEEDPERLDSLFRLDHLATRMRRNGANLLVLAGAQVGREQGQPVPLNSLINAAASEVEDYQRVETGMVPDCSVIAAAAGDSVHLLAELIDNALQYSPPTSRVRVTAVQTSDSGVLIDINDAGLGMTDADLRIANMRLNAGGEVTPDNTRHMGLFVVGRLARQHGMTVRLLPGATGTGTIAQVYLPPELLDGYAPAPRATEPAPFADFGAFADPEDQPAVAVQAEAIAPEVPEAVEPEVPEAVEPEVPEPVTEPAAAAEPAPDDDFDIRYEPDSEPADGEASVSVLPRRTPGSSAIATPRDHLFTEVGADQPARPAEEWWTSASDSPEPAPVEAPSNTAGFFASRRRARQQPPPEPEALDEALEEVLDDDLDEDAPELIVDDTESEEPVAADGPEADAADDVAPAQEAAAPAADEAGDVPEAVEAPEVEGAREAEDTAGTGSIDLSDMDRLADEMAPVTGPIPVGSVDLIYQNMVSEWLDPAEVQQLAVPQDWKSVWDNGWAAAADAENVPIEKRTGQGLPVRAPGARLIPGGATPPGQADQAQEEAEDSKADAESNDSHPGRDPQAIRASMSNHFGGVRAARSHARNTTQGLDEQ; this comes from the coding sequence ATGTTCGACAAGCCCCCGGCGTTCAACGAACCCCTGGGGTCAGATCTTGACGCGCTGCCCGCCGACCCCTTCGCGGCGGAGGCGGAGCCGTCCACCGAGGCGGCGCCGGCGAAACGGCCCGGCCGCTTCTCGCCGCAGAACTGGCCGGTGCGCTGGAAGGTCTTCGCCATCGCGTTGCTGCCGCTGCTGCTGGCAGCGGTGTTCGGCGGATTCCGCATCTACTCCAGCTTCACCGAGGCCCGCGACCTGCGCTTGGCCGCTGACCGCGCGGAATTGGTGCCCGCCATCATCGACTACATGAGCGCGCTGGAGGAGGCGCTGTTCACGGTCCCGTCGATGGCGGCCTCCGAGGAAGTCCAGGCCAACTTCGAGGCCCGCCGCGCGGAACTGCTGGCCCAGACCGACGACGACATCAGCGACGAGGTCCGCCAGGCCGTCACCACGCTGACCGAGCAGGGCCAGGAACTGGTCGCCAACGCCGGGCCCAGTCCCGCCGAGCTACCGGGACGGGTCACCGATTTCGCGCCGCTGCTGCTGAGCTCCGAGACCGCGATCACCGGGTCGGTGGGCGTCGAGGACGCCGCGGTGCGCCGCCAGGCCGACGGGTTGGCGCGTGCGGTCGGCACGCACGGGCAGATGATGATCCAGCGCCTGCTGGTCCAACGCGGAGCCGAACTGCCCGAGCCCTACGTGCGGTCCTCGATGATCGCGCTGGCCGGGACCGAACCGTCCAACGTCACCGGGGTGTCCGCGCTGCTGGGCAACAACTCCGAAGAGGCCGCGGAGTTGCGCCGTCAGATGGTGCTGCGGCTGTCGATGATGGCCGATCCGGCGGTGCCGGTGGTCGGCAGCCAGACGATGCTCACCTCGCTGGACGCCACCGACGCGATCGCCCGGGACGTGATCGACAACGTCACGCCCGCCATGATCGCCACGGTCGACGGGGCCGCCGACGCACAGCGCAACGACGCGATCCGCGATGCGGTCCTGGTGGTCGCCGCCATCCTGGTCGCGCTGCTCATCGTGTGGTGGGTGGCGCGGTCGTTGATCCGCCCCCTGCGCACGCTGCGCGACGGTGCACTCAAGATCGCGCACGAGGATCTCGCCGCCGGGGTCGAGCGGGTCAAGGCCGGTGACGAGCGCGAGCCCGACCCGCTGCCCATCTACACGACCGAGGAAGTGGGCCAGCTCGCCCACGCCGTCGACGAACTGCACACCCAGGCGCTGCTGCTGGCCGGCGACGAGGCGCGGCTACGGGTGATGGTCAACGACATGTTCGAGACGTTGTCGCGGCGCAACAAGACGCTGGTGGACCAGCAGCTGTCGCTGATCGACCGCCTGGAGCGCAACGAGGAAGACCCGGAGCGGCTCGACAGCCTGTTCCGGCTCGACCACCTCGCCACCCGGATGCGGCGCAATGGCGCCAACCTGCTGGTGCTCGCCGGCGCGCAGGTCGGCCGGGAACAGGGGCAGCCGGTCCCGCTGAACTCCCTGATCAACGCCGCGGCCAGCGAGGTCGAGGACTATCAGCGGGTCGAGACCGGGATGGTGCCGGACTGCTCGGTGATCGCCGCCGCGGCGGGCGATTCGGTGCACCTGCTCGCCGAACTGATCGACAACGCGCTGCAGTACTCGCCGCCGACGTCGCGGGTGCGGGTGACCGCCGTGCAGACCAGCGATTCCGGTGTCCTGATCGACATCAACGACGCCGGGCTCGGCATGACCGACGCCGACCTGCGCATCGCGAACATGCGGCTCAACGCCGGCGGCGAGGTGACCCCCGACAACACCCGGCACATGGGCCTGTTCGTGGTCGGCCGGCTGGCGCGCCAGCACGGCATGACGGTGCGGTTGCTGCCGGGCGCCACCGGCACGGGAACCATCGCGCAGGTGTATCTGCCGCCCGAACTGCTCGACGGCTACGCCCCGGCGCCCCGGGCCACCGAACCCGCGCCGTTCGCCGACTTCGGCGCGTTCGCCGACCCCGAGGACCAGCCCGCCGTGGCGGTGCAGGCCGAGGCCATCGCGCCGGAGGTGCCGGAGGCCGTCGAGCCGGAGGTGCCGGAGGCCGTCGAACCCGAGGTGCCCGAGCCCGTCACCGAGCCGGCCGCGGCGGCCGAACCGGCGCCGGACGACGACTTCGACATCCGCTACGAACCCGACAGCGAACCGGCGGACGGGGAGGCGTCGGTGTCGGTGTTGCCGCGGCGCACTCCCGGTTCCAGCGCCATCGCCACGCCCCGCGACCACCTGTTCACCGAGGTCGGGGCGGACCAGCCGGCCCGCCCGGCCGAGGAGTGGTGGACCAGCGCGTCCGACTCACCCGAGCCGGCACCGGTCGAGGCCCCGTCCAACACCGCGGGCTTTTTCGCCTCGCGGCGGCGGGCCCGGCAGCAGCCGCCGCCGGAACCGGAGGCGCTGGACGAGGCGCTCGAGGAGGTCCTCGACGACGACCTCGACGAGGACGCGCCGGAACTGATCGTCGACGACACGGAATCCGAGGAGCCCGTCGCCGCCGACGGGCCGGAGGCCGACGCCGCCGACGACGTGGCACCGGCGCAGGAGGCAGCGGCTCCGGCGGCCGACGAGGCTGGGGACGTCCCCGAGGCTGTGGAGGCCCCGGAGGTCGAAGGGGCCCGAGAGGCCGAAGACACCGCCGGTACGGGCTCGATCGACCTGTCCGACATGGATCGGTTGGCCGACGAGATGGCCCCGGTCACGGGGCCGATCCCGGTGGGATCGGTGGACCTGATCTATCAGAACATGGTCTCGGAATGGCTCGATCCGGCCGAGGTGCAGCAGCTGGCGGTGCCCCAGGACTGGAAGTCGGTGTGGGACAACGGCTGGGCGGCGGCCGCCGATGCCGAGAACGTGCCGATCGAAAAGCGCACCGGGCAAGGTCTGCCGGTGCGTGCGCCCGGCGCCCGGCTGATCCCCGGTGGTGCCACCCCGCCCGGGCAGGCCGACCAGGCGCAGGAGGAAGCAGAGGACAGCAAGGCCGACGCAGAATCGAACGACAGTCACCCGGGGCGCGATCCGCAGGCGATCCGCGCCTCGATGAGCAATCATTTCGGCGGTGTGCGCGCCGCACGCTCGCACGCCCGCAACACAACTCAAGGACTCGATGAGCAATGA
- a CDS encoding tRNA (cytidine(34)-2'-O)-methyltransferase — translation MFALLFYSPRIAPNTGNAIRMVSGTGADLHLVEPLGFDLSEPKLRRAGLDYHDLASVSVHASLAAAWDVLMPARVYAFTAHAETSFADISYRSGDVLMFGPEPTGLDAQTLADPHITATVRIPMLAGRRSMNLSNAAAVAVYEAWRQNGFAGAE, via the coding sequence ATGTTCGCGTTGCTGTTCTACTCGCCGCGCATTGCGCCCAATACCGGCAACGCGATCCGGATGGTCTCCGGCACCGGCGCCGATCTGCATTTGGTCGAGCCTTTGGGCTTTGACCTGTCCGAACCCAAGCTGCGGCGCGCCGGACTGGACTACCACGACTTGGCGTCGGTGTCGGTCCACGCATCGCTGGCGGCGGCTTGGGACGTGCTGATGCCGGCGCGGGTGTACGCATTCACGGCGCATGCCGAGACGTCTTTCGCCGACATTAGCTACCGTTCTGGCGACGTGCTGATGTTCGGCCCGGAACCCACCGGGTTGGACGCGCAGACCCTTGCCGATCCGCACATCACCGCTACGGTGCGCATCCCCATGCTGGCCGGACGACGGTCGATGAACCTGTCCAACGCCGCCGCCGTTGCGGTTTACGAAGCGTGGCGGCAGAACGGCTTCGCCGGCGCCGAGTAG
- a CDS encoding nitroreductase family protein, protein MSLNLSFDEVLTTTRSVRKRLDFDKPVPRDVIMECLELALQAPTGSNAQGWQWVFVEDAAKKKALADIYRSNATPYLDLPKPERGDIRDQQLDAVQSSAKYLNENFEKAPVLMIPCLEGRPDGAPAGMSAPFWGSLLPAVWSFMLALRSRGLGSAWTTLHLIGDGEKQAAELLGIPFDQYAQGGLFPIAYTKGTEFKRAQRLPAEQLTHWDSW, encoded by the coding sequence ATGTCCCTGAACCTGTCCTTCGACGAAGTCCTGACCACCACGCGCTCGGTCCGTAAGCGGCTCGACTTCGACAAGCCCGTACCCCGCGACGTGATCATGGAGTGCCTGGAGCTGGCGCTGCAGGCGCCCACCGGCTCCAACGCGCAGGGCTGGCAGTGGGTGTTCGTCGAGGACGCGGCGAAGAAGAAGGCGCTCGCCGACATCTACCGCAGCAACGCGACCCCCTACCTGGACCTGCCCAAGCCCGAGCGCGGGGACATCCGGGACCAACAACTCGACGCCGTGCAGAGCTCGGCCAAGTACCTCAACGAGAACTTCGAGAAGGCGCCGGTGCTGATGATCCCGTGCCTGGAGGGCCGACCCGACGGGGCGCCGGCCGGGATGAGCGCGCCGTTCTGGGGCTCCCTGCTGCCCGCGGTGTGGAGCTTCATGCTGGCGTTGCGTTCGCGGGGTCTGGGCTCGGCGTGGACCACGCTGCACCTGATCGGCGACGGGGAGAAGCAGGCCGCCGAGCTCCTGGGGATTCCGTTCGACCAGTACGCGCAAGGGGGACTGTTCCCCATCGCCTATACCAAGGGCACCGAGTTCAAGCGCGCCCAGCGGCTGCCGGCCGAGCAGTTGACGCACTGGGACAGCTGGTGA
- a CDS encoding neutral zinc metallopeptidase, whose product MTIGRALASTLTAAAVTAGLLTGCSSTVGGEAVSPLYDPFRVGGLPAVDGPSGLRADAPDPVGVVLHTDGGDIDRLALLAVNDVADFWSQHYADALPGDFEPVERLVSYDSNDPSSPRVCGGRTYKLVNAFFCPPLDLMAWDRGVMVPVGQKFFGDMSVVALIAHEYGHAVQRMAGLLEEDTSPLVIEQQADCFAGAHQRWVVEGNSPRFTLDTGDGLNHVLAAALTIRDPLVPEIVAEMLDVAEHGNALDRISAFQLGFINGAQTCAAIDEAEVAQRRGDLPRNLEMSADGKVESVDVTLDESVLAALMDDLDTIFDLPHPPTLSLDPDDCGSPQPGAPVAYCPDDNTVGVDLPALQEFATPASEYRNLVLLQGDNTAISALTSRYVLAVQRERGVSLDTAEAALRTACLTGFAQQAMAERVPGRQLVLSAGDVDEAVAGLLVNGIAASNVTGATVPAGFTRIVAYRSGLLGDLELCYSRFG is encoded by the coding sequence ATGACAATCGGGCGCGCACTGGCGAGCACCCTGACGGCCGCGGCGGTGACCGCGGGGCTGCTCACCGGCTGCAGCAGCACCGTCGGCGGCGAGGCGGTCTCGCCGCTCTACGACCCGTTCCGGGTGGGCGGCTTGCCCGCCGTCGACGGCCCCAGCGGCCTGCGCGCCGACGCCCCGGACCCGGTCGGGGTGGTGCTCCACACCGACGGCGGTGACATCGACCGGTTGGCGCTGCTGGCGGTCAACGACGTCGCCGACTTCTGGTCGCAGCACTACGCGGACGCCTTGCCCGGTGACTTCGAACCCGTCGAACGGTTGGTCTCGTACGACTCGAACGACCCGTCGAGCCCCCGGGTGTGCGGCGGGCGTACCTACAAATTGGTCAACGCCTTCTTCTGCCCGCCGCTGGACCTGATGGCCTGGGACCGCGGCGTCATGGTGCCCGTCGGGCAGAAGTTCTTCGGGGACATGTCGGTGGTGGCGTTGATCGCCCACGAGTACGGGCACGCCGTGCAGCGGATGGCCGGACTGCTCGAAGAGGACACCTCGCCGCTGGTGATCGAGCAGCAGGCGGACTGCTTCGCCGGGGCGCACCAGCGTTGGGTGGTCGAGGGCAATTCGCCGCGCTTCACCCTGGACACCGGCGACGGGCTCAACCACGTGCTGGCGGCCGCGCTCACCATCCGCGACCCCCTGGTGCCCGAGATCGTCGCCGAGATGCTCGACGTCGCCGAGCACGGCAACGCGCTGGACCGGATCAGCGCGTTCCAACTGGGCTTCATCAACGGCGCACAGACCTGCGCGGCCATCGACGAGGCCGAGGTGGCCCAGCGCCGCGGAGACCTGCCCCGCAATCTCGAGATGAGCGCCGACGGGAAGGTCGAGTCCGTCGATGTCACCCTCGACGAGTCCGTGCTGGCCGCGCTGATGGACGACCTGGACACGATCTTCGACCTGCCCCACCCGCCGACGCTGTCCCTGGACCCCGACGACTGCGGCAGCCCGCAGCCGGGTGCCCCGGTGGCCTACTGCCCGGACGACAACACCGTCGGCGTCGACCTGCCAGCCCTGCAGGAGTTCGCCACCCCGGCCAGTGAGTACCGGAATCTGGTTCTGCTGCAGGGAGACAACACCGCGATCTCGGCGCTGACGTCGCGCTACGTGCTGGCCGTGCAGCGCGAGCGCGGGGTGTCGCTGGACACGGCCGAAGCGGCGCTGCGCACGGCCTGCCTGACCGGCTTCGCCCAGCAGGCGATGGCCGAGCGGGTGCCGGGCCGGCAGTTGGTGCTCAGCGCCGGTGACGTCGACGAGGCGGTGGCCGGCCTGTTGGTCAACGGGATCGCGGCGAGCAACGTCACCGGTGCCACGGTGCCGGCCGGTTTCACCCGGATCGTGGCCTATCGCTCCGGGCTGCTCGGCGACCTCGAACTGTGTTACTCCCGGTTCGGCTGA